In a single window of the Streptomyces cinnabarinus genome:
- a CDS encoding alpha/beta fold hydrolase, giving the protein MVDHRSVDVGEVRLAYQMSGPPDAPPLVLLHALGEDATDWEAVVPALARSRRVYALDLRGHGRSDWPGDYSLELMQADVLRFLDALGLGRVDLIGHSMGGIVAYLLAEDHPQRVSRLVLEDVPVPRPREPSTPARPDGALTFDWEMVLAVRRQIDQPDSRWLERLGQITAETLVLAGGPHSHVPQDGVAELARRIPGGRVVTIPVGHLIHHAAPEAFTEAVSAFLEENFRPARQA; this is encoded by the coding sequence ATGGTTGATCATCGCTCGGTCGACGTTGGCGAGGTCCGGCTGGCTTATCAGATGTCGGGTCCTCCGGATGCTCCGCCGCTCGTGCTGCTGCACGCGCTGGGCGAGGATGCCACCGACTGGGAGGCGGTTGTGCCCGCTCTCGCCCGGAGTCGAAGGGTGTATGCCCTCGATCTTCGCGGTCACGGCCGAAGCGACTGGCCGGGGGACTACTCGCTCGAACTCATGCAGGCCGATGTGCTCCGGTTCTTGGATGCACTGGGACTTGGACGAGTGGATCTGATCGGGCACTCCATGGGCGGGATCGTGGCCTACCTGCTCGCGGAGGACCATCCGCAGCGGGTGAGCCGGCTCGTCCTGGAGGATGTGCCGGTCCCCCGTCCCCGGGAGCCGAGCACCCCGGCCAGGCCGGACGGCGCCCTGACCTTCGACTGGGAGATGGTGCTGGCCGTCAGGCGGCAGATCGACCAGCCCGATTCCAGGTGGCTGGAGCGACTCGGTCAGATCACCGCCGAGACCCTCGTGCTCGCCGGCGGCCCACACAGTCATGTTCCCCAGGACGGTGTCGCCGAGCTCGCCCGCCGCATCCCCGGCGGGCGAGTGGTCACCATCCCGGTTGGACACCTGATCCACCACGCAGCACCGGAGGCGTTCACCGAGGCGGTTTCGGCGTTCCTGGAGGAAAACTTCCGTCCTGCCCGCCAAGCATGA
- a CDS encoding maleylpyruvate isomerase family mycothiol-dependent enzyme, giving the protein MERGTQNGVRDCLPEGLGQAIRETAEAIAALLDGAADTDMSGRVPGLEWTVGETAAHLAMANGLMADLASGRERPYGDGTPEGIAAANARSLVEFPERGAEPLSALLVQQTDVFLDAVERAAAEGSAGRTLQTPLGPMDQDVLAAYLLTHMLGHGYDLARGLRRPHMINATRVGLCLPFLQTAMPRIAGTSTLTARYTLRVPGSAAFGVTFTDGQVEVLPDPPERSDCTILTEPVVFLLIALGRLGPWRAMARGGVLAWGRKPWLAPRFPTLFKAP; this is encoded by the coding sequence GTGGAGCGGGGAACACAGAACGGTGTCCGGGACTGTCTGCCGGAAGGGCTCGGTCAGGCGATACGGGAGACCGCCGAGGCCATCGCGGCGCTCCTGGACGGTGCGGCGGACACGGACATGAGCGGCCGGGTGCCAGGACTGGAGTGGACGGTCGGTGAGACGGCCGCCCACCTGGCCATGGCCAACGGCTTGATGGCCGATCTCGCGTCCGGTCGGGAACGCCCGTACGGGGACGGCACGCCGGAAGGTATCGCGGCGGCCAATGCGCGCAGTCTCGTGGAGTTTCCTGAGCGCGGGGCGGAGCCGCTGTCGGCGCTGCTTGTGCAACAGACCGACGTGTTCCTGGACGCGGTTGAGCGGGCCGCGGCGGAAGGGAGTGCGGGGCGGACGCTGCAGACCCCGCTCGGTCCCATGGACCAGGACGTTCTCGCCGCGTACCTGCTGACCCACATGCTCGGCCACGGCTACGATCTCGCCCGCGGGCTGCGCCGGCCGCACATGATCAATGCGACGCGGGTCGGGTTGTGCCTGCCCTTCCTGCAGACGGCGATGCCGCGTATCGCCGGCACCTCCACGCTGACGGCCCGTTACACCTTGCGCGTCCCGGGCAGCGCGGCCTTCGGCGTCACCTTCACCGACGGCCAGGTTGAGGTGCTTCCCGACCCGCCTGAGCGTTCGGACTGCACCATCCTCACGGAGCCGGTCGTCTTCCTCCTCATCGCGCTAGGGCGCCTGGGTCCCTGGCGGGCCATGGCACGCGGAGGTGTCCTCGCCTGGGGCCGCAAGCCCTGGCTCGCCCCCCGCTTCCCCACCCTGTTCAAGGCGCCCTGA
- a CDS encoding transposase family protein yields the protein MYGVGRSTVTEAIGEIRRLLADRGFAVPGQSGLRLRTLADVFAADADGVTLRIDGTETQVRRLKAHRSGRCAFVSGKKKQNTMKTTTISDGHGRTLRSGADRPGRLHDQTAMRTEGIAEQFRLHSDVRAEVDEGYRRLANELPEPVSAPPKKPNEDPLLGDQYAWREQRRRRSSARI from the coding sequence TTGTACGGGGTCGGCCGCTCCACCGTCACCGAGGCCATCGGCGAGATCCGCAGGCTGCTCGCCGACCGCGGCTTCGCTGTCCCCGGCCAGTCTGGACTGCGCCTGCGAACATTGGCCGACGTGTTCGCCGCCGATGCGGACGGCGTGACCTTGCGGATTGACGGGACCGAGACCCAGGTCCGCCGCCTGAAGGCCCACCGGTCAGGCCGCTGCGCGTTCGTCTCCGGCAAGAAGAAGCAGAACACCATGAAGACCACCACGATCAGCGATGGCCACGGCCGCACCCTGCGGTCCGGGGCCGACCGGCCCGGAAGACTCCACGATCAGACCGCGATGCGCACCGAAGGCATCGCCGAGCAATTCCGTCTCCACTCGGACGTGAGAGCCGAGGTGGATGAGGGTTACCGACGTCTCGCGAACGAGCTCCCCGAACCGGTCAGCGCGCCGCCGAAGAAGCCGAACGAAGACCCCCTGCTCGGTGACCAGTACGCCTGGCGTGAGCAACGGCGCCGCCGGTCCTCGGCGCGGATCTGA
- a CDS encoding RNA polymerase sigma factor, which translates to MNQRFTWPDERLIKAAQDGDVTSLTTVVMESQPHVRRFAMSLCSSPQDAEDAAQEALIILYRKIGTLRATSALASWMFRIVRNECLRQVRLLVSRSDEATAEPEATAEPSAEDAVLHRLEAQRIAAAVSGLPRDQRQVLIMRDVQGLPGKTVAHALGLSNAAMKSRLHRARAALRHSLTATDQPPGQPTDQARDQAIDPPAGGISQP; encoded by the coding sequence ATGAACCAACGCTTCACTTGGCCGGACGAGCGGCTGATCAAGGCCGCTCAGGACGGTGACGTCACGTCGCTCACCACCGTCGTCATGGAATCGCAGCCTCATGTGCGCAGGTTCGCCATGTCGTTGTGCTCCTCACCGCAGGATGCCGAGGACGCGGCGCAGGAGGCGCTGATCATCCTCTACCGGAAGATCGGCACCTTGCGGGCCACGAGCGCGCTCGCCTCATGGATGTTCCGGATCGTGCGCAACGAATGTCTCCGGCAGGTACGGCTGCTCGTCTCACGCAGCGACGAGGCGACAGCCGAACCGGAGGCGACTGCCGAACCGTCCGCCGAGGACGCGGTGTTGCACAGGCTGGAGGCGCAGCGGATCGCGGCCGCGGTCAGCGGCCTTCCCCGTGACCAGCGGCAGGTCCTGATCATGCGGGACGTACAGGGCCTGCCCGGCAAAACTGTCGCCCATGCGCTCGGTCTGAGCAACGCCGCGATGAAGTCGCGTCTGCACAGAGCACGCGCAGCACTGCGCCACTCTCTGACAGCGACAGACCAACCACCCGGTCAACCCACCGACCAGGCACGCGATCAAGCTATCGACCCACCAGCCGGAGGAATCTCACAACCGTGA
- a CDS encoding PP2C family protein-serine/threonine phosphatase, which translates to MKPSIDYKALFTATPSPYLVLDPGLVIVDVNEAYLQATGRSRPDLVGQFVFDAFPDNPADANADGVRNLNASLQRVLQSRQPDTMAVQKYDIPVPSLAWAFEERWWSPINTPVLGPDGQVAWIIHRVEDVTEFVRSRPPGPPGGPLGRREVIEAELYARARELQRLNEELRQAHARERQVAVTLQEAMLHSPDLGLHSDIAVRYVPAVGSLNVCGDWYDVVDLPDGAFAVAVGDVVGHGLEAATVMGMLRSALSAAVRALPEPAKSLEVLGLYSRSVEGALATTAVQVVIDTSRRQIAYSSAGHPPPVLLHPDGSCDLLDQATDPPLGARPNHVPRPQAAVPYIPGDCLVLYTDGLIERRDRDIDVGLRQLTDALAGHVGLGPERLADAILARLGVAGGARDDIALVAVRL; encoded by the coding sequence ATGAAACCGAGCATTGACTACAAGGCGTTGTTCACGGCCACGCCCAGTCCGTATCTGGTGCTGGATCCGGGTCTGGTGATCGTCGACGTCAACGAGGCGTACCTGCAGGCCACCGGCCGGAGCCGGCCGGACCTGGTGGGCCAGTTCGTGTTCGACGCCTTCCCGGACAATCCGGCGGATGCGAACGCGGACGGGGTGCGGAACCTGAACGCCTCGCTGCAACGGGTCCTGCAGTCGAGGCAGCCGGACACGATGGCGGTGCAGAAGTACGACATCCCTGTGCCGTCCCTGGCCTGGGCGTTCGAGGAGCGGTGGTGGTCGCCGATCAACACCCCCGTCCTGGGTCCGGACGGGCAGGTGGCGTGGATCATCCACCGGGTGGAGGACGTGACCGAGTTCGTCCGGTCCCGCCCGCCCGGCCCGCCGGGAGGGCCTCTGGGCCGGCGGGAGGTGATCGAGGCCGAACTGTATGCGCGGGCAAGGGAGCTGCAGAGGCTGAACGAGGAGCTGCGGCAGGCACACGCCCGGGAACGCCAGGTCGCGGTCACCCTGCAGGAGGCCATGCTGCACTCGCCCGACCTGGGCCTGCACTCGGATATCGCGGTGCGCTACGTGCCGGCTGTCGGGTCGCTGAACGTGTGCGGCGACTGGTATGACGTCGTCGATCTGCCCGACGGCGCATTCGCCGTCGCCGTCGGCGACGTCGTGGGCCACGGCCTGGAGGCCGCCACCGTCATGGGCATGCTCCGCAGCGCGCTGAGCGCCGCCGTCCGGGCCCTGCCCGAGCCGGCCAAGTCGCTGGAGGTGCTCGGCTTGTACTCCCGGTCCGTCGAAGGGGCGCTGGCCACCACCGCCGTCCAGGTCGTGATCGACACCAGCCGTCGGCAGATCGCGTACAGCAGCGCCGGCCACCCGCCGCCGGTCCTGCTGCACCCCGACGGCAGCTGCGACCTCCTGGACCAGGCCACCGACCCACCGCTCGGCGCGCGCCCCAACCACGTTCCGCGCCCGCAAGCCGCCGTGCCCTACATCCCGGGCGACTGCCTGGTGCTGTACACGGACGGGCTGATCGAACGCCGTGACCGGGACATCGACGTCGGCCTGCGGCAGCTCACCGATGCTCTCGCCGGCCATGTGGGCCTGGGCCCCGAGCGCCTCGCGGACGCCATCCTGGCCCGTCTCGGCGTCGCCGGCGGTGCCCGCGACGACATCGCCCTGGTCGCCGTCCGTCTCTGA
- a CDS encoding calcium-binding protein, with product MAIPPARAAAADEITVDKVVVNGGKPVVVGTHAVVKFPIAVTATHASGVYQANATLFSPSYAVVYTDGGQLLDCAETKPTTTCTGAYTVDPIRLFTQGNTPAGTWKVHLHIDAWEDTYENQDKYTFKLLRATKLTANATPEPVQKGKTITVRGTLTRADWSIDKYVGFKEQPVKLQFRKKGSSTYTTVKTVTSGSSGAVTATATAGSDGYYRFAFAGTGTTASVNASGDFVDVR from the coding sequence TTGGCGATCCCACCCGCGCGAGCCGCGGCCGCTGACGAGATCACGGTCGACAAGGTCGTCGTCAACGGGGGCAAGCCCGTGGTGGTGGGCACGCATGCGGTCGTGAAGTTCCCCATCGCTGTCACCGCGACGCACGCCTCCGGCGTCTACCAGGCCAACGCGACCCTGTTCAGCCCGTCATACGCCGTTGTCTACACGGACGGCGGTCAGCTGCTCGACTGCGCGGAGACCAAGCCCACGACGACCTGCACCGGCGCCTACACGGTGGACCCGATCAGGCTGTTCACTCAGGGCAACACACCGGCCGGAACCTGGAAGGTCCACCTCCACATCGACGCGTGGGAGGACACCTACGAGAACCAGGACAAGTACACCTTCAAGCTGCTCCGCGCCACCAAGCTCACCGCCAACGCCACGCCCGAACCGGTACAGAAGGGCAAGACGATCACCGTGAGGGGCACCCTGACGCGGGCTGACTGGAGCATCGACAAGTACGTCGGGTTCAAGGAACAGCCGGTGAAGCTGCAGTTCCGCAAGAAAGGCAGCAGCACCTACACCACCGTCAAGACCGTCACGAGCGGCAGCAGCGGGGCGGTAACCGCCACGGCTACCGCCGGCTCGGACGGGTACTACCGCTTCGCTTTTGCTGGAACTGGCACTACCGCTTCCGTCAACGCGAGCGGCGACTTCGTCGACGTTCGATAG
- a CDS encoding immunity 49 family protein, giving the protein MQEVACHEVGGQHITQALDDIGRRTGRRWHLMRYDDPSPEKLEEMRDDLLDHVAASAGADPALDETARAALRTAAECSLGVLSVGCYPGGDQEILFPLIGEQLSSETIAFEDVIEQAPTAQTWLDTFALCVVSGLVWDWQRVIGLLLRSDYAEEIRNGVPYSKLDSASDPADLAAMDALCVYLAESGGHLPRDWPTVTLRKPDTGERSEAARHLDAAGPLAPDQRLLRVLLDDDQHAFEEALTARLTEHRESAGADPAPRTLLPVGALALAALAVQVHGWELGVRSGYLPHGLLGSTDALRRAADAGANDLGGWYAK; this is encoded by the coding sequence GTGCAAGAAGTGGCGTGCCATGAGGTGGGCGGACAGCACATAACCCAGGCGCTCGATGACATCGGGCGGCGTACCGGGCGCCGGTGGCACTTGATGCGTTACGACGACCCGTCACCTGAGAAGCTCGAGGAGATGCGTGACGATCTCCTCGACCATGTCGCGGCGAGCGCCGGAGCGGACCCCGCGCTGGATGAGACGGCACGCGCGGCGCTGCGGACGGCAGCGGAGTGCTCCTTGGGTGTACTGAGCGTGGGCTGCTACCCGGGCGGGGACCAGGAGATCCTCTTTCCCTTGATCGGGGAGCAACTCAGCAGCGAGACCATCGCGTTCGAAGACGTCATCGAGCAGGCACCGACGGCGCAGACGTGGCTCGACACATTCGCCCTGTGCGTCGTCAGCGGCTTGGTGTGGGACTGGCAGCGGGTGATCGGCCTGCTGCTGCGCAGCGACTACGCCGAGGAGATCCGCAACGGGGTGCCGTACTCGAAGCTGGACTCGGCATCGGATCCGGCGGACCTGGCCGCCATGGACGCCCTGTGTGTCTACCTGGCCGAGTCGGGCGGGCATCTGCCCCGGGACTGGCCGACCGTGACGCTGCGCAAGCCGGACACCGGCGAACGCAGCGAGGCTGCACGGCACCTGGACGCAGCCGGTCCTCTGGCACCGGACCAGCGCCTGCTTCGCGTGCTCCTTGACGACGACCAGCACGCCTTCGAGGAGGCTCTCACGGCCCGGCTCACGGAGCACCGGGAGAGTGCGGGGGCCGATCCCGCCCCCAGGACGCTGCTGCCGGTCGGAGCCCTCGCCCTGGCCGCCCTTGCCGTCCAGGTGCATGGGTGGGAGCTGGGCGTCCGGTCCGGCTATCTGCCGCACGGCCTGCTGGGCTCCACGGATGCGCTGCGGCGCGCAGCGGACGCCGGTGCGAATGACCTTGGCGGCTGGTACGCCAAGTAG
- a CDS encoding winged helix-turn-helix transcriptional regulator, translating into MQPDVFDPNCGSREVLNLIAGKWSALILYALQGRTLRHAELQRTIGGISQKMLTQALRTLEADGIIQRVALPVVPPHVEYSLTPLGESLSPLLTEVCRWAQDNLTDVQAARTVHAPG; encoded by the coding sequence ATGCAACCCGACGTGTTCGACCCGAACTGCGGCTCACGGGAGGTGCTCAACCTGATCGCCGGCAAGTGGAGCGCCCTGATCCTTTACGCGCTCCAAGGCCGCACCCTCCGCCACGCCGAACTGCAACGAACCATCGGCGGTATCAGCCAGAAGATGCTCACCCAGGCGCTCCGTACCCTGGAGGCGGACGGCATCATCCAACGCGTCGCGCTGCCGGTCGTACCGCCTCACGTCGAGTACTCCCTCACCCCTCTCGGCGAATCGCTTTCGCCCCTGCTGACCGAGGTCTGCCGCTGGGCCCAGGACAACCTCACCGACGTCCAAGCCGCCCGCACCGTCCACGCACCCGGATAG
- a CDS encoding NADPH-dependent F420 reductase produces the protein MKIAVLGTGEVGQRLATKLASLGHEVTIGSRTVDNAEAKQWAADNGGAHGTFADAAGAAELVVNATGGLVSLAVLEAAGAENLRGKVLVDVSNPLDSSEGFPPRVVTPDGGSLAEQLQKAFPETQVVKTLNTMTNTVMVEPSRVPGHHNVFLSGNDEHAKTEVAALLRSFGWAPDQITDLGDLSSARATELLMPLWLRLFGVLGPVDFNFSVVTA, from the coding sequence ATGAAGATCGCGGTACTTGGCACCGGCGAGGTCGGTCAACGGCTCGCCACCAAGCTCGCTTCGCTGGGACATGAGGTCACGATCGGTTCCAGGACGGTGGACAACGCCGAGGCCAAGCAGTGGGCCGCGGACAACGGCGGCGCACACGGCACCTTCGCCGACGCAGCTGGTGCCGCGGAGTTGGTGGTGAATGCCACCGGGGGCCTGGTCTCGCTGGCCGTGCTGGAGGCAGCGGGCGCCGAGAATCTGCGCGGCAAGGTGCTCGTGGACGTGTCCAACCCACTGGATTCCTCCGAAGGGTTCCCGCCCAGGGTCGTCACTCCCGACGGCGGGAGCCTTGCCGAGCAGCTCCAGAAGGCGTTCCCGGAAACGCAGGTCGTCAAGACCCTCAACACGATGACCAACACGGTCATGGTCGAGCCCAGCAGGGTCCCCGGCCATCACAACGTGTTCCTCAGTGGAAACGACGAGCACGCCAAGACCGAGGTGGCAGCTCTTTTGCGGTCCTTCGGCTGGGCTCCCGACCAGATCACCGACCTCGGGGACCTGTCCAGCGCCCGCGCAACAGAACTGCTCATGCCGCTGTGGCTGCGGCTCTTCGGGGTCCTGGGCCCCGTGGACTTCAACTTCTCCGTCGTCACCGCGTAG
- a CDS encoding winged helix-turn-helix transcriptional regulator, with translation MRSYGQYCPIARGAEIFAERWTPLIIRNLYLGCGTFGEILEGAPGLSRTLLSQRLKQLERLGIVVKARKPDGRQGHYELTPCGHELFKVCVSLGEWGAAWLEIAPEHLDPFVALWSMCNALRRDRLPEQRIVIRFDFTGRPSPERYWLLIEHKDTEICKTYPGLDEDLYITAEAEAFVKWHAGQQTWGDAVHDHRIQLHGPSWLIRAFPTWNARSAFAHITPVPRPMTSPAA, from the coding sequence GTGCGGAGCTACGGCCAGTACTGCCCGATCGCCCGTGGTGCCGAGATCTTCGCCGAGCGCTGGACGCCCCTGATCATCCGCAACCTGTACCTGGGCTGTGGAACCTTCGGCGAAATCCTGGAGGGCGCCCCCGGCCTCTCCCGCACCCTGCTCTCTCAGCGACTCAAGCAGCTCGAACGGCTCGGCATCGTCGTGAAGGCACGCAAGCCCGACGGGCGCCAAGGCCACTACGAGCTCACGCCCTGCGGCCACGAACTGTTCAAGGTCTGCGTGTCGCTCGGTGAGTGGGGTGCCGCCTGGCTCGAGATCGCCCCCGAGCACCTCGACCCCTTCGTGGCTCTGTGGTCGATGTGCAACGCGCTTCGCCGAGACCGGCTCCCGGAACAGCGCATCGTCATCCGCTTCGATTTCACCGGCCGCCCGAGCCCCGAGCGGTACTGGCTGCTGATCGAGCACAAAGACACCGAGATCTGCAAGACGTACCCCGGTCTCGACGAGGACCTCTACATCACGGCAGAAGCCGAAGCCTTCGTCAAATGGCACGCCGGCCAGCAGACCTGGGGCGACGCCGTCCATGACCACCGCATCCAGCTCCACGGCCCCTCCTGGCTCATCCGAGCGTTCCCCACGTGGAACGCCCGCAGCGCCTTCGCCCACATCACCCCGGTTCCCCGCCCCATGACGAGTCCCGCAGCCTGA
- a CDS encoding SDR family oxidoreductase codes for MSETMIALVTGANKGIGYEIAAGLGSLGYRVGVGARDETRRETAVGKLRALGVDAFGVPLDVTDDRSVTDAAELVERLAGRLDALVNNAGISGETGPGWEQDPTALDLEVFRTVVDTNVMGVVRVTNAMLPLLRRSASPRIVNVSSSVGSLARQADPDTEIGPIMAAYAPSKSFLNALTVQYARQFTGTNILINAACPGLVATDFTGFYGSRTPQQGAATAIRLATLPDGGPSGSFFEDDGVVPW; via the coding sequence ATGAGCGAAACGATGATCGCGCTGGTGACCGGCGCGAACAAGGGCATCGGGTACGAGATCGCGGCCGGGCTGGGCAGCCTCGGGTACCGCGTGGGTGTGGGGGCCCGCGACGAGACCCGACGCGAAACCGCCGTAGGAAAACTGCGCGCCCTCGGCGTGGACGCGTTCGGGGTACCGCTGGACGTGACCGACGACCGGAGCGTCACCGATGCCGCGGAACTGGTCGAACGGCTGGCCGGGCGCCTGGACGCCCTGGTCAACAACGCGGGAATCTCGGGCGAGACGGGCCCGGGGTGGGAGCAGGACCCGACCGCGCTCGACCTGGAGGTGTTCCGCACGGTCGTGGATACCAACGTCATGGGTGTCGTCCGGGTGACCAACGCGATGCTGCCGCTGCTGCGGCGCTCGGCCTCGCCGCGCATCGTCAACGTCTCCAGCAGCGTCGGCTCCCTGGCCCGGCAGGCCGACCCCGACACCGAGATCGGCCCGATCATGGCGGCCTATGCGCCGTCGAAGTCGTTCCTCAACGCCCTCACCGTCCAGTACGCCCGGCAGTTCACCGGTACGAACATCCTCATCAATGCCGCCTGCCCGGGCCTGGTCGCCACCGACTTCACCGGCTTTTACGGATCCCGCACCCCCCAACAGGGCGCGGCCACAGCGATCCGGCTGGCCACGCTGCCCGACGGCGGCCCGAGCGGTTCGTTCTTCGAGGACGACGGCGTCGTCCCCTGGTGA
- a CDS encoding FAD-binding oxidoreductase, producing the protein MAAEHIGRLREEATVMRIDGFRGRLITGGDADYDSARAVWNGAVDRRPRLIARCAGTADVAAAVRFARDHDLVIAVRGGGHNVAGTAVCDDGVVIDLSQMRAVSVDPADRTASVQGGALWGDVDHETQAHALATTGGIVSHTGVAGLTLGGGIGFLMRAHGLTVDNLLAAEVVTADGSILRASADDHPDLYWALRGGGGNFGVVTTFRFALHPVGPLVLAGPVFWAADHTTDVLRFYRDFAAGAPDELGTVVRLGTIPPLPAIPDELHWRPAIAVVCCYAGPIADGERAVEALRRLRTPLVDLLAPKPYTAHQSATDGTVPHGWHYYWKATDLVGLSDDAISVITDHAYRARSPRSYAVMFHMGGAVTRVPHAATPYAGRDIAHNINIDAVWLPADPEEHAAAETAWARRFFDALQPHRAGSVYVNFLDADDDAGRVREAYGDRIYRRLAEVKAKYDPDNTFRHNKNIRPG; encoded by the coding sequence GTGGCGGCCGAGCATATCGGCCGCCTACGTGAGGAGGCGACCGTCATGAGGATCGACGGGTTCCGGGGGCGACTGATCACCGGTGGCGACGCCGACTACGACAGCGCCCGTGCCGTGTGGAACGGCGCCGTGGACCGGCGCCCCCGGCTGATCGCCCGATGCGCGGGCACCGCCGACGTCGCCGCGGCCGTGCGGTTCGCCCGCGATCACGACCTGGTGATCGCCGTACGGGGCGGCGGCCACAACGTGGCCGGCACCGCGGTCTGCGACGACGGCGTCGTGATCGACCTCTCGCAGATGCGGGCCGTGTCGGTCGACCCCGCCGACCGCACGGCCTCGGTCCAGGGCGGCGCTCTGTGGGGCGATGTCGATCACGAGACGCAGGCCCACGCACTGGCCACGACCGGCGGCATCGTGAGCCACACTGGCGTCGCCGGGCTGACCCTCGGCGGCGGTATCGGCTTCCTCATGCGCGCACACGGACTCACCGTCGACAACCTGCTGGCCGCGGAGGTGGTCACGGCCGACGGCAGCATTCTCCGCGCGTCCGCCGACGACCACCCCGATCTGTACTGGGCACTGCGAGGCGGCGGCGGCAACTTCGGAGTCGTGACCACCTTCCGGTTCGCGCTGCACCCGGTGGGCCCGCTCGTCCTTGCCGGTCCCGTCTTCTGGGCGGCCGACCACACCACCGACGTGCTCCGCTTCTACCGGGACTTCGCCGCCGGCGCACCCGACGAACTCGGCACCGTGGTCAGGCTCGGGACCATACCCCCGCTGCCGGCCATCCCCGACGAGCTGCACTGGCGGCCGGCCATCGCCGTCGTCTGCTGCTACGCCGGCCCGATCGCCGACGGTGAGCGCGCTGTGGAGGCCCTCCGCCGGCTGCGGACCCCGCTGGTGGATCTGCTCGCACCCAAGCCGTACACGGCTCACCAGAGCGCCACCGACGGCACCGTGCCCCACGGCTGGCACTACTACTGGAAGGCCACGGACCTCGTCGGCCTGTCCGACGACGCCATCTCCGTCATCACCGATCACGCCTACCGCGCTCGGTCGCCCCGGTCGTACGCGGTGATGTTCCACATGGGCGGCGCCGTCACCCGGGTTCCCCACGCGGCCACCCCCTACGCCGGCCGTGACATCGCCCACAACATCAACATCGATGCCGTGTGGCTGCCCGCTGATCCGGAAGAGCACGCCGCGGCTGAGACCGCGTGGGCCCGGCGGTTCTTCGACGCCCTCCAGCCACACCGCGCCGGGAGTGTCTACGTCAACTTCCTTGATGCGGACGACGATGCCGGCCGTGTCCGAGAGGCGTACGGCGATCGCATCTATCGGCGACTGGCCGAGGTCAAGGCCAAGTACGACCCTGACAACACCTTCCGCCACAACAAGAACATCCGTCCCGGCTGA
- a CDS encoding LysR family transcriptional regulator has product MDTLETRELRYFVAVAEELHFGRAAERLGMAQPPLSRAIQQLERRLGVCLLLRNRRGVRLTGAGEVLLHEGRAALDATVAAARRTRRAGGADSGGPRNRLVLAVKAAASHELLRKLLDAYAAEPDSAEIEVLPCGLCEQEELLRDGRADVALMHTPWNSLAGFDSEALAAEGQVAVLPAGHPLAARETLSLADVSDIPDLPLARWPTRGSYAPGPGPEVHNQTQLAQLIALGRTVAVVPDSARSWLWAEHTAVPLADAPTVVTHIVWPAHSRSLTLAGLVSTAARL; this is encoded by the coding sequence GTGGACACCCTGGAGACCCGCGAGTTGAGGTACTTCGTGGCCGTCGCCGAGGAACTGCACTTCGGGCGGGCCGCCGAGCGCCTCGGCATGGCCCAGCCACCGCTGTCGCGGGCGATCCAGCAGCTCGAACGGCGCCTCGGGGTCTGCCTGCTGCTGCGCAACCGCCGTGGTGTCCGCCTGACCGGTGCCGGAGAGGTGCTGCTGCACGAGGGCAGGGCGGCCCTCGATGCGACCGTCGCCGCCGCTCGCCGCACCCGGCGCGCCGGCGGTGCCGACTCCGGCGGCCCCCGCAATCGCCTGGTCCTCGCGGTGAAGGCCGCCGCGTCCCACGAACTGCTGCGGAAGCTTCTCGACGCCTACGCGGCCGAGCCCGACAGTGCCGAGATCGAGGTGCTGCCGTGTGGCCTCTGCGAGCAGGAAGAGCTACTGCGCGACGGACGCGCCGATGTCGCGCTCATGCACACGCCGTGGAACTCCCTCGCCGGATTCGACAGCGAGGCACTGGCGGCCGAGGGGCAGGTCGCCGTTCTGCCGGCCGGGCACCCCCTCGCCGCCCGCGAGACCCTGTCCCTGGCCGATGTCAGCGACATCCCCGATCTGCCGCTCGCCCGCTGGCCCACCCGCGGCAGCTACGCGCCCGGCCCCGGCCCCGAGGTCCACAACCAGACGCAACTGGCCCAGCTGATCGCCCTCGGACGCACCGTAGCGGTCGTCCCCGACTCCGCCCGCTCCTGGCTGTGGGCCGAGCACACGGCCGTCCCCCTGGCCGACGCACCTACCGTCGTGACCCACATCGTCTGGCCTGCGCACAGCCGCTCCCTCACCCTGGCCGGCCTGGTCAGCACGGCCGCACGGCTTTGA